GCCACGCGGCCTCAAAGAGCGCGGGTTCGAACTCGACGAGCGCCTGCCCTGGCGTCACGCGGTCGCCCACGGTCACCAGGATCCGTACCACGCGGGTGGGCGCCGGTGCCGACAACGACGCCTCGCCCCCCATCCGCGCCGTGACCACACCGACGGCGTCAACTATCTCGGTGAAGGTGGCCGTGTCGACGCGCGTCGTGGTGGCGGTCACGGCCGACGCACGTGGTGCCGCATCGGCTTCGGACGTGGCCTCGGAGTCATCTCCACCGGATCGGCAGCCGATGAAGATGGCGAGCAACACGACGGCGCCGAGCGTCACGCGCGCGTGTGGGACGCGCCGCGGCGCGTGTCCAGGATCTCTCGTCGGATCAGGGTGCAGGCGTGGCATCACGGCGTAGTGGAAAGGCGAAACGAGAGGAGTTGCTGCACGCGCTCAGCGATCTGCACCGCCGCCAGATCCTCGAGCCATTGCGCGCGCGCCTCGCGCGCCACGCGCTGCGCCTCGATGACGCTCACGAGCGTCGTGGCGCCTTCGCGATACGCCAGGAGCGAGAGGGCACCGACGCGTTCAGCGGACGCGAGGAGGCGGAGCGATTGCTCGGCGCGCCTGCGTGCCGCCAGCGCCTCCGTCTGCGCGAGGCGCACGTCAAATTGTTGTTCGAGCTGGGCCTGACGCAGTTGCGTCCGACCGCGCACGAGATCGGCGTCCGCGCGGGCAATCGCCGCCCGATTGCGATTGAACAGCGGCAGCGGCAGACTCACACCGACGAGCGGGAGCGGCCCGCCCGGTCCACCCGGATTGACCGCTTCGACACCCAGGGTGAGTGACGGCGCCCCCGCGGACCGGCGACGTTCGAGTCTCGCCAACGCCTCCGCCGCGCGCACATCGAGATCGGCCGCAGCAACGGTCAGCGGAACGCCCGTGGTCACGTCGGGCGGCGCCACCGGCGTTGGTGCCGTAAACCCCATCGTGTCCGCGAGTACGAACTGCACCGAGTCTGTCGACACGCCCATGATGCGCTGGAGACGCAGCAGCGCCGTGGCCGTGCTGGTGAATGCCACGCTCGCGGCGTTGGCGAGCTGACCAGCGGAGAGCGTCGCGATCTCGACATCGAGATCGCTCGCGTCGCCGGCGTCGCGCCGAACGCGGGCGAGGACCAGCAGGCTATCCGCATCGCGCGCGGTGGCGGCGAGCAAGTCGGCCTGCGCCGCGAGCGCCTGTGCCCGTGTGTAGGCGGTATCCGTATCGAAGGCCAACAGCACATCGGCGAGCGTGAGACGCACCGTCGCGGCTCCGAGTTGCGCGCGAGCGGCGGCGATGCGTGGCGCGCGCAGTCCAGGCCAGTCGATCGGGACATCGAGGGTGACATGCGCCTGCGGCGCCGCACTACTGTACGACGTCGTCAACGCCGGATTCTCGTACTGTCGCGCGGCGGAGAGTTGCGCCGTGGCCGACGCGACATCGGATCGCGCCAGCGTGTGACGCGTGGAACTCGAGAGCGCGAGCGCGACGGCCTCGGCCCGCGAGATCGCCCGCGAGGTCGCCGGCGTGTTCCGCCGTGTGATCACAGGTGCCTGTGCCCCTGCCGTCGCGCCGGGGGCCATCGCACAGACCAGTGCCACGATCGACGACACGCCGCAGCGCACGACAGGCGACACACGCCTCATCTACTTGCGGTCCAACACGAGAATCGCGAAGGAGCCAGGAATGACCGGTGCGCGCGGCCGCGGCTGCTGGGCGGTGGGTGCCGGCGTTGGGCCGTACTGCACGGTCGCCAGATAGGCACGGTGCGTCTTTGGATCGATCGTCATCGTGCGTGATCCCACCCGGGTAGTCGCGTTACCAAGCGACGTATAGCGGTCGGCACCGTCCTGCTTGATGACCGTCATCGTGCCGTCACCGCCGTTCGACGCAAACAGGAGCCCTTCGGTCTCATCGTACGACACCGCGTCGACGCCAGGTCCGATCGGCACTGTCGTGACGACCTTGCCCGTCGTTGGATTGCTGACCATCAGGACGCGGTTCCCGCACACGGAGAAGAGGCGGTCGCGGGTGCGATCGTAGGCGAGGCCAGTGGGCGCGTCGCACCCGGTGAGCGTGAACGTCGCGGTCAGTTTGATGCTGCGGGTGTCGATAATCTGAATCTGGCCAGGGTCCGTCTCGATGTTGACGAACAGGCGCCCCTTCCCATCGGTCTGTGCGAACTCCGGCTTCCCCGCCAGCGCGACCGTCCCCAGTACCGCTCCGGTCACAGCATCGAGTGCCGTGGCGTTCGCACTGCGTCCGTTGAAGGTGAAGAGGCGACGGGTTGCCGCATCGAAGTGGATCGCGTC
This region of Gemmatimonas groenlandica genomic DNA includes:
- a CDS encoding TolC family protein; this encodes MSPVVRCGVSSIVALVCAMAPGATAGAQAPVITRRNTPATSRAISRAEAVALALSSSTRHTLARSDVASATAQLSAARQYENPALTTSYSSAAPQAHVTLDVPIDWPGLRAPRIAAARAQLGAATVRLTLADVLLAFDTDTAYTRAQALAAQADLLAATARDADSLLVLARVRRDAGDASDLDVEIATLSAGQLANAASVAFTSTATALLRLQRIMGVSTDSVQFVLADTMGFTAPTPVAPPDVTTGVPLTVAAADLDVRAAEALARLERRRSAGAPSLTLGVEAVNPGGPGGPLPLVGVSLPLPLFNRNRAAIARADADLVRGRTQLRQAQLEQQFDVRLAQTEALAARRRAEQSLRLLASAERVGALSLLAYREGATTLVSVIEAQRVAREARAQWLEDLAAVQIAERVQQLLSFRLSTTP
- a CDS encoding YncE family protein — encoded protein: MQRTSASQRRALPRWLTTIAAGGLVMLPALSAHAQAAAAAGYHIVKTIPVGAEGGWDYISIDAAARRLYVSHASKMVVIDIDRDTVVGEMPDTPGIHGIAIAPALGRGFTSNGRDSSVTIFDLKTLAVLGRVKVTGANPDAIHFDAATRRLFTFNGRSANATALDAVTGAVLGTVALAGKPEFAQTDGKGRLFVNIETDPGQIQIIDTRSIKLTATFTLTGCDAPTGLAYDRTRDRLFSVCGNRVLMVSNPTTGKVVTTVPIGPGVDAVSYDETEGLLFASNGGDGTMTVIKQDGADRYTSLGNATTRVGSRTMTIDPKTHRAYLATVQYGPTPAPTAQQPRPRAPVIPGSFAILVLDRK